DNA from Mucilaginibacter mallensis:
ACGGCCGAAAGATCGCCAAAAGAGGCATCGGGGTGCAACTGGTTAATCTGGTTGCTGCCACCCAGTGTTAAACTTTTACCGGTAAAAATGCGGGCGTTGGGTCGGTTATTAAAGTAGAGGGTAAGCATATCTTTACCACCCTTTAAATGGCATTCCTCTAATGATTCCTCGCTAACGGGGATGAATTTGCTCCTGTCGCTGGTAGTACCCGATGATTTGGCGAACCACCTGATACCCGAATGCCAAAGTACATTCTGCTCGCCTTTGAGCATCCGCTCAATGTAGGGTTTTAGCGTATCATAATTTTGGATGGGTACACGCTGTTTAAACTGACTAAGGTTGCTGATGCTTTTATACTGATACAGCTTGCCCCACTCGGTTTGTTCTGCACCTGATATCAATTGTTCAAACCATTCCTCCTGTACCTCGTTGGGGTATTTCATAAAAAGCTCTATCTGGTGGATACGCTTTTTCATGAACCAGGTAAAAACAGAGTTAAAAATTGCCATAAGGTGTTATATAGCGAACGTTTTTCTTTTTAATACAAAGTTTGCACCAAGATAAACTTTTCTCACCATTTCATTAGCAGCCAATATCTCCGGTACACCCGATTCGAGTATTTTTCCCTCAAAAAGCAGGTAGGCACGATCAGTAATGGATAATGTTTCCTGCACGTTGTGGTCGGTGATGAGGATGCCGATGTTGCGGTGTTTTAGCTTATAAACCATAGCCTGGATCTCTTCCACCGCTATCGGGTCAACTCCGGCAAAGGGCTCATCCAGCAAAATAAAGTTAGGTTCGGCGGCAAGGGCGCGGGCAATCTCGGTACGGCGGCGTTCACCACCGGAAAGCAGGTCGCCACGGTTTTTTCGCACTTTATGCAAGCTGAATTCGTCTATCAGTTCTTCCAGTTTATCCCGCTGGCGTTCCTTGGGCATTTTACCCATTTCAAGCACGGCCTTAATGTTATCTTCAACAGATAGCTTGCGGAAAACCGATGCTTCCTGTGCTAAATAGCCAATACCTTTTTGTGCACGGCGATACATGGGGTCGCCGGTGATGTTTTGGTCATCTAAATGGATAGTGCCTTCGTTAGGTTTTATCAGGCCTACGATCATGTAGAATGAAGTGGTTTTCCCAGCACCATTCGGCCCAAGCAAACCAACTATCTCGCCCTGCGAAACGTTGAATGATACATCATTTACAACTGTACGCTGTTTATATTTCTTTAATAAATTATCTGCCCTTAGATTCATTTAATTCAAAAGTAAAAATTCAAAATTCAAAAAAGCTTCAATAATTACGGGGCATCTCCGCGCAAAAGTTTTTGACTTTTGATGTTACATCCTTATTCCTTTAATATTTAATTGTATAGAACGTTTATCCCGCCAAATATTTTCCTCAATGCTATAACAAATATCAAAAGGGGTATCTTTTTTTATTTTGCTCAGGTATTCGCCGTGATTAAAGGCTATACAATCAAACATGGCCGAGCCGGGTTGCATTACCGTCATCTTGATGTGGTTGCTCCCTACCAACCCGGCATTGCCGCTAACATACACATTTTTGCTGATGAACACCGGCGACATATTCTCGGGCCCAAACGGCGAGAACTGGTGCAGGATGCGGAAAAACTTCGATTCTATATCTGTTAAATTCAGTTCAGCATCTATCAGTATCTGTTGTACTAATTGCTCATCGGTAATGGTGGAACTAACTACCTCCTCAAAACGGTTGATGAAAGCTTCCACGTTTTCGGGAGCCATGGTTAATCCTGCTGCATATTTATGGCCTCCAAACTGGATAAGCAGGTCACTGCAGCCGCACAATGCCTCGTAAAGATCATAACCTAAAACGGAACGTGCCGAACCTGCCACATGCCCGTTAGAGCGGGTGAGCACTACGGTTGGGCGGTAATATTTTTCGGTAAGGCGTGAGGCCACAATACCTATAACGCCCTTATGCCAGTTCTCATTAAATACCACGGTTGATTTACGGCCGATTAATATAGCATCATTATCTATCATGCTGAGCGCTGCATCGGTTATGGAGAGGTCGTGCCCCTTGCGCTCGGTATTTTTTATGTTGATGAGGTCACCTTTTATTTTGGCGCTATCCTCATTACAGGCTATCAGCAATTCAACCGCATGTTTGGCATCGTCAATACGGCCTGCGGCGTTGATGCGCGGCCCGAGCAGGAAAACAATATCGGCTATGCTGTAATTGCTGGTTTTGCCTGCCACTTCCATCAGCGTTTTTACACCGATACAGGGATTGTTATTCAGTTTATATAAGCCATAATAAGCCAGTACCCGGTTCTCGCCGGTTATGTGCACAATATCGCAGGCAATACTGATGGCTACCAGGTCGAAATAGCAGCTTACTTCTTCAAACGGGATGTTATTCCTTTCGGCAAAAGCCTGTATTAGTTTAAAACCTATGCCGCAACCGGAGAGTTCTTTATAAGGATACTCGCAATCGGCACGTTTTGGATCCAGCACTGCAACAGCTTCCGGTAGTTCATCACCTGGTGTATGGTGATCGCAGATGATAAAATCAATTCCCAGCTCATTGGCATAGGCTATTTTTTCAACCGATTTTATACCGCAATCCAGCGCTATAATCAGCGAAAATTCATGCTCCGCAGCATAATCAATACCCTGGGTGGATATGCCATAGCCTTCCTTATAACGATCGGGGATATAATACTCCAGGTGGCGGTGATATTTTTTAAAGAAACCATATACTACCGATACCGCCGTGGTGCCATCCACGTCGTAATCACCATAAACCAATATCTTTTCGTTGGTTTTTATGGCTTCCTCAATGCGGTCAATAGCCTTGTCCATATCCTTCATCAGGAAAGGATCGTGCAGGTGGCGATGGTCGGGGCGGAAGAAGTAACGGGCATCCTCGAAATTATCAATGCCCCTTTGTACCAGCAGTTTACTTAAAACGGGGTTGATAGCTAATGCGGCGGCTAAATTGCTTACTGCTTCTTCATCCGTATTTTCCCGTATCGCCCACCGTTTTTGCATATCTTTGTGCTTATTGAACAGTAAAGATAAAGAAAATGTGCAGATGTGCGGGTGTGCAAATGTACAGATGATTTGAGGATGTTTTTAATCCTCTTTCCCGCTTGCAGGAGAGAGGGTCGACGAGTGAAACAATGTCGGGGTGAGTTAACGGAGCGCGTGTACCCCATCCGGTCTCCCCCTAAACTTAGGGGGAGGTGTCGACGAAGGAGACGGAGGGGGTAAAATGCGTTAGGGATGGCAGCGGATACCGGCCAATCGAGAGCCTCAGTGCAGGCCGTGATTAATGCCTGTGCAGTATGAGCGTACAGCCCGGGCCGCCGGCAACGCCCAAATGCAAACGTACAACACACCCCTAACCCCTCTCAAGAGGGGAACTATGGTGTAGATAGCTTCAACGCGCTCCGCCGACTCACCCGGTCTTTGCTGCGCTCGACCACCCTCTCTCCCGCAAGCGGGAAAGAGGGTAAGAAATGATAATGATGTATTAATTATATAATAAGTAATGGAGATTTTCGCGCTAGGTGAGGGATCATATTCGGTAGATGCTTCTAAAAAATTTATTCCTTTTAACCCGCAAACTGATAACGCTAAGGACAGGCCGGGATCGTTGTTCATACACGTTAACCCGTTTTTGGTTAAAACCGATACCGACCTGATATTATTTGATACCGGGCTTGGTTATAAAGATACCCGCGATGA
Protein-coding regions in this window:
- the recJ gene encoding single-stranded-DNA-specific exonuclease RecJ codes for the protein MQKRWAIRENTDEEAVSNLAAALAINPVLSKLLVQRGIDNFEDARYFFRPDHRHLHDPFLMKDMDKAIDRIEEAIKTNEKILVYGDYDVDGTTAVSVVYGFFKKYHRHLEYYIPDRYKEGYGISTQGIDYAAEHEFSLIIALDCGIKSVEKIAYANELGIDFIICDHHTPGDELPEAVAVLDPKRADCEYPYKELSGCGIGFKLIQAFAERNNIPFEEVSCYFDLVAISIACDIVHITGENRVLAYYGLYKLNNNPCIGVKTLMEVAGKTSNYSIADIVFLLGPRINAAGRIDDAKHAVELLIACNEDSAKIKGDLINIKNTERKGHDLSITDAALSMIDNDAILIGRKSTVVFNENWHKGVIGIVASRLTEKYYRPTVVLTRSNGHVAGSARSVLGYDLYEALCGCSDLLIQFGGHKYAAGLTMAPENVEAFINRFEEVVSSTITDEQLVQQILIDAELNLTDIESKFFRILHQFSPFGPENMSPVFISKNVYVSGNAGLVGSNHIKMTVMQPGSAMFDCIAFNHGEYLSKIKKDTPFDICYSIEENIWRDKRSIQLNIKGIRM
- the lptB gene encoding LPS export ABC transporter ATP-binding protein — encoded protein: MNLRADNLLKKYKQRTVVNDVSFNVSQGEIVGLLGPNGAGKTTSFYMIVGLIKPNEGTIHLDDQNITGDPMYRRAQKGIGYLAQEASVFRKLSVEDNIKAVLEMGKMPKERQRDKLEELIDEFSLHKVRKNRGDLLSGGERRRTEIARALAAEPNFILLDEPFAGVDPIAVEEIQAMVYKLKHRNIGILITDHNVQETLSITDRAYLLFEGKILESGVPEILAANEMVRKVYLGANFVLKRKTFAI